In the Actinomycetota bacterium genome, one interval contains:
- a CDS encoding ATP-binding protein — protein sequence MYHRSLDAQLRARLLEPRRFIQVVWGPRQVGKTTSVDSVLGGLGIPTRYASADTPAIQTASWIREQWELARLDASDGPVVLALDEVQKVPSWSEHVKALWDEDTRAGCDVRVVVLGSSPLLMQAGLAESLAGRFETLRWTHWTFAECRDAFAWDVETFLFFGGYPGAATLVDDVRRWRSYIVDSLIETSVSRDILLMTRVDKPALLRQLFALACEYSGQILSYTKMLGQLADAGNTTTLAHYLMLLEGAGLVAGLRKYTGGRVRRRASSPKLQVMNTGLMTAISGREPSAAQSDLAWRGRLVESAVGAYLFARKDADDFVLHYWRQGDLGVDFVVEHRDGALTAIEVKSGPDRGDGHRGMNAFLTAYPTARPIVVGAGGVALERVLLGEVEL from the coding sequence ATGTACCACCGTTCGCTTGACGCCCAATTGAGGGCACGGCTGCTCGAGCCGCGACGCTTCATCCAGGTGGTGTGGGGGCCTCGGCAGGTCGGGAAGACGACCTCGGTCGACTCCGTGCTCGGTGGCCTCGGCATCCCGACACGCTACGCAAGCGCGGACACACCCGCGATTCAGACTGCGAGCTGGATCCGAGAACAGTGGGAGCTCGCACGACTCGACGCCAGCGATGGGCCGGTCGTGCTCGCTCTTGATGAGGTCCAGAAGGTTCCCTCCTGGTCCGAACACGTGAAGGCGCTCTGGGACGAAGACACTCGGGCAGGTTGCGACGTGCGCGTGGTCGTTCTCGGCTCGTCGCCTCTGCTCATGCAGGCGGGACTTGCCGAGAGTCTCGCTGGACGCTTCGAAACCCTCCGGTGGACACACTGGACGTTTGCGGAGTGCCGCGATGCATTCGCGTGGGATGTGGAGACCTTCCTCTTCTTTGGCGGGTATCCTGGCGCAGCCACTCTCGTGGACGACGTGCGCCGGTGGAGGTCCTACATCGTCGATTCGCTCATCGAGACATCAGTGTCGCGCGACATCCTGCTCATGACCCGAGTGGACAAGCCCGCGCTGTTGCGTCAGCTCTTCGCCCTGGCGTGCGAGTACTCGGGCCAGATCCTGTCCTACACCAAGATGCTCGGCCAGCTTGCAGACGCAGGAAACACGACCACCCTCGCGCACTACCTCATGCTGCTCGAAGGAGCTGGGCTCGTGGCCGGTCTGCGGAAGTACACCGGCGGGAGAGTTCGCCGGCGCGCATCCAGTCCGAAGCTGCAGGTCATGAACACAGGGCTGATGACGGCCATATCGGGTCGCGAGCCGTCAGCGGCCCAGTCGGACCTGGCGTGGCGGGGTCGTCTGGTCGAGTCAGCGGTGGGCGCCTACTTGTTCGCCCGCAAGGACGCGGATGACTTCGTCTTACACTACTGGCGCCAAGGAGATCTCGGGGTCGACTTCGTCGTTGAGCACCGCGATGGTGCGCTCACGGCGATCGAGGTCAAGAGCGGTCCCGATAGGGGCGACGGGCATCGAGGGATGAACGCCTTCCTGACCGCATATCCGACCGCGCGCCCGATTGTTGTCGGGGCGGGGGGTGTTGCGCTCGAGCGGGTGCTCCTGGGCGAGGTGGAACTGTAG
- a CDS encoding bifunctional riboflavin kinase/FAD synthetase has product MNMPAITWTHGMPCLGPAVTSLGVFDGVHLGHQTLLHDAIKAARGSGVASAIVTFDRDPDQVVTPEAAAPQLLTLSEKLAVLASLGPDLVLVVPFDDELAALSPEAFVDEVLVPALDPVAVHVGYDFRFGHKASGDVATLQQLGDTHGFEVVPHELVLAEDEPVTSSRIRRTVAAGDVAAAARLLGRLHRIGGRVVAGRGAGAALGVPTANIEPAAFTAVPGDGVYAGFAATASGIWPAAISVGVAPTFADAHDLVEAHLIGFQGDLYGAEMSIEFLARLREQRVFDSEEALAAQMRADVAQVAEITGVTP; this is encoded by the coding sequence ATGAACATGCCCGCAATCACATGGACGCACGGGATGCCCTGTTTGGGCCCGGCCGTGACATCTCTCGGCGTCTTCGACGGCGTTCACCTTGGCCATCAGACGCTGCTACATGACGCTATCAAGGCAGCCCGCGGATCCGGAGTCGCCTCGGCAATCGTCACCTTCGACCGCGATCCAGACCAGGTGGTCACACCCGAGGCCGCCGCTCCTCAGCTGCTCACACTTTCCGAGAAGCTCGCAGTCCTCGCCTCGCTCGGCCCCGATCTCGTGCTCGTGGTGCCGTTTGACGACGAGCTCGCCGCGCTTTCCCCGGAGGCCTTCGTCGACGAGGTGCTCGTCCCGGCCCTCGACCCCGTGGCTGTGCACGTGGGCTACGACTTCCGCTTCGGCCATAAGGCGAGCGGAGACGTCGCGACGCTGCAGCAACTCGGAGACACGCACGGCTTCGAGGTCGTGCCGCACGAACTCGTCCTGGCCGAGGACGAGCCTGTCACCTCATCGCGCATCCGCCGCACCGTAGCTGCCGGTGATGTCGCCGCAGCAGCGCGACTCCTTGGCAGGTTGCACCGCATAGGCGGCCGCGTGGTTGCCGGCAGGGGAGCGGGGGCCGCGCTCGGCGTACCCACGGCCAACATCGAGCCCGCTGCGTTCACGGCCGTACCCGGTGACGGGGTCTACGCCGGATTCGCGGCGACCGCCTCGGGCATCTGGCCTGCGGCCATCTCGGTGGGTGTCGCACCGACGTTCGCCGACGCGCACGACCTCGTCGAGGCGCACCTCATCGGCTTTCAGGGCGACCTGTACGGCGCCGAGATGAGCATCGAGTTCCTGGCCCGCCTCCGCGAGCAGCGCGTGTTCGATTCCGAGGAAGCGCTTGCCGCCCAGATGCGCGCCGACGTCGCGCAGGTCGCGGAAATCACCGGCGTCACGCCATGA
- the truB gene encoding tRNA pseudouridine(55) synthase TruB encodes MTPRGATDLCGILPIDKPSGMTSHDVVGVVRRATGERRVGHAGTLDPAATGLLVVLVGPATRLAPYLTAATKTYEATVVFGSETDTADAEGAVSREAAVPAPVSDPTFAEETLRTWIGEYNQVPPAYSAIKLAGQKAYDLARAGKPVEIEPRRVEIVAAQLREVRTGPPVAWDIELTVSKGFYVRAFAQDLGASLDTAAHLGALRRTASGRLSIEDAACLDAIRSTDDVTRHFVSAVDALELTAVGIDDVRAARVAVGSPLSSDGLGLDPEDPGPFALYNNDAFLGAYRRERAMILPEVVIPGGMR; translated from the coding sequence GTGACACCACGCGGGGCAACAGACCTGTGCGGCATCCTGCCGATAGACAAACCTTCCGGCATGACAAGCCACGATGTCGTGGGTGTCGTCCGGCGGGCGACCGGGGAGCGGCGCGTGGGCCACGCGGGCACCCTCGATCCGGCAGCCACCGGGCTGCTCGTGGTGCTTGTTGGACCCGCCACGCGGCTGGCACCGTATCTCACGGCCGCGACCAAAACCTACGAGGCGACGGTCGTGTTCGGAAGCGAGACCGACACCGCCGACGCCGAGGGCGCCGTCTCGCGCGAGGCTGCCGTGCCCGCGCCCGTCTCCGACCCCACCTTCGCCGAGGAGACTCTTCGCACCTGGATAGGGGAGTACAATCAGGTCCCTCCGGCGTACTCGGCGATCAAACTGGCAGGTCAGAAGGCCTACGACCTGGCGCGTGCGGGCAAGCCGGTCGAGATCGAGCCCCGGCGCGTCGAGATCGTCGCCGCGCAGCTGCGCGAAGTCCGCACCGGGCCGCCCGTCGCCTGGGACATCGAGCTCACCGTGTCGAAGGGCTTCTACGTACGGGCATTCGCGCAGGACCTGGGCGCGTCGCTGGACACCGCCGCTCACCTGGGCGCTCTCCGTCGCACGGCAAGCGGGCGGTTGTCCATCGAGGACGCCGCATGTCTCGACGCTATCCGGTCGACCGATGACGTCACGCGTCATTTCGTGTCGGCCGTCGACGCGCTTGAGCTGACCGCGGTCGGCATCGACGATGTGCGCGCAGCCCGTGTCGCGGTCGGCTCGCCCCTGAGCTCCGACGGGCTAGGGCTCGACCCGGAAGACCCGGGACCCTTTGCGCTCTACAACAACGACGCCTTCCTTGGCGCCTATCGCCGCGAACGTGCGATGATTCTGCCCGAGGTCGTCATTCCTGGAGGAATGCGATGA
- a CDS encoding DHH family phosphoesterase, with product MSTPYHRAAVHLRHADSVVVCAHVSPDGDAIGSVLALTLALRDASIPAIPTLADDATGPCTYEFLPGFGLLTPANDLNVPAAFVALDTPNFERLGLAEDLARKAENLIVIDHHPDNAEFGGVNIVDSRAASTSQLIWRLIERLEVPVTPEIALCCYVGLMTDTGRFQYENTSPGALRDAAAMIEAGADPSLAARLVYQERSPAALDLDSRVLSRLTVANGGRVAYSWVTDADFEATGAHAEESENLVDLIRVAKGVDVAFLIREQSDGLRANLRSKTGYDVGTLAREMGGGGHAAAAGFTASGTRKALIGQLLGRLPGSGERP from the coding sequence GTGAGCACACCCTACCACCGGGCTGCCGTGCACCTGAGGCACGCCGACTCGGTCGTCGTGTGTGCACACGTGAGTCCCGACGGTGACGCGATCGGCTCGGTCCTGGCGCTCACACTCGCTCTGCGCGACGCGAGCATCCCTGCGATCCCAACGCTTGCAGACGATGCCACCGGTCCGTGCACCTACGAGTTCCTGCCGGGATTCGGCCTGCTCACGCCTGCCAACGACCTCAACGTTCCAGCCGCGTTCGTCGCACTCGACACGCCGAACTTCGAACGCCTTGGCCTCGCGGAGGACCTTGCCCGCAAGGCCGAGAACCTCATCGTCATCGACCACCATCCCGACAACGCCGAGTTCGGCGGCGTGAACATCGTGGATTCTCGCGCCGCTTCGACGTCCCAGCTCATCTGGCGGCTCATCGAGCGGCTCGAAGTGCCGGTCACTCCGGAGATCGCCCTGTGCTGCTACGTCGGGCTCATGACCGATACCGGTCGCTTCCAGTACGAGAACACGTCGCCGGGCGCGCTGCGCGATGCCGCAGCGATGATCGAAGCAGGAGCCGACCCCTCGCTTGCCGCGCGCCTCGTCTACCAGGAGCGTTCTCCCGCCGCACTCGATCTGGACTCACGGGTGCTCTCGCGTCTCACCGTCGCGAACGGCGGTCGTGTCGCGTACTCGTGGGTCACCGACGCCGACTTCGAAGCCACGGGTGCCCATGCCGAGGAGAGCGAGAACCTCGTCGACCTCATCCGCGTTGCCAAAGGGGTCGACGTCGCCTTCCTCATCCGCGAACAGTCCGACGGTCTCCGCGCCAACCTGCGCTCCAAGACCGGATACGACGTCGGTACGCTCGCGCGCGAGATGGGAGGGGGAGGCCATGCTGCCGCAGCCGGTTTCACCGCGAGCGGCACGCGCAAGGCTCTCATCGGCCAGCTTCTTGGGCGGCTACCCGGTAGCGGCGAACGCCCGTGA
- the rbfA gene encoding 30S ribosome-binding factor RbfA, which yields MKQTPRTRKLNETVREAIASMLVGEIADPRLELVTVTSAQVASDLMTANIYVIAHGDAERYAEALAGLDSAKGRIRTLLGQRVKMRFTPELRFFIDPSVDEGMRINEALKNVPPTLLESGARAAEAAGVDAAGDDVEAEPAGD from the coding sequence ATGAAACAGACCCCGCGAACACGCAAGCTCAACGAAACGGTACGGGAGGCGATCGCGTCGATGCTTGTCGGCGAGATCGCCGACCCGCGTCTCGAACTCGTGACGGTCACGTCTGCCCAGGTGGCGTCAGACCTCATGACGGCGAACATCTACGTGATCGCTCACGGCGACGCAGAACGCTACGCCGAGGCACTCGCCGGACTCGACTCCGCCAAGGGTCGCATTCGCACGCTCCTTGGCCAGCGTGTCAAGATGCGCTTCACGCCGGAGCTGCGCTTCTTCATCGACCCGTCGGTCGACGAAGGCATGCGCATCAACGAGGCTCTCAAGAACGTGCCGCCGACCCTGCTTGAGTCAGGGGCGCGTGCCGCAGAGGCCGCCGGAGTCGATGCGGCCGGCGACGACGTCGAAGCCGAACCGGCCGGCGACTAG